In Carya illinoinensis cultivar Pawnee chromosome 10, C.illinoinensisPawnee_v1, whole genome shotgun sequence, one DNA window encodes the following:
- the LOC122278818 gene encoding uncharacterized protein LOC122278818 produces MDRLAPLSEEPINVEEDGTNSSKKGRGLTWRSWIKTHLSLFFNKRSDLRVLLSVLGCPLFPIPLLPKQSIINEVCSSAQYIIQHFTAATGCRKLEGRVKNIFATGKLTMAMVDELGSGGSASGAPGVVQKGCFVIWQMVPNKWLIELVVAGHKVAAGSDGNVAWRHTPWVGAHAARGGVRPLRRALQGLDPLAIAAVFSSAQYLGEKRISGVDCFALKLSADQTDLAERGDNTADMIKHVIYGHFSQRSGLLVYLEDSYLMRIQSPGIHPMYWETTMSTRIEDYRTVEGVMIAHAGQSIVTITRFGDNLKASSPAAIRMEETWAIDDLAFNVPGLSADCFIPPAEVVPMEEDLVWRSPFGQ; encoded by the exons ATGGATCGACTTGCACCGTTATCAGAGGAGCCCATAAACGTAGAAGAAGACGGCACGAACAGCTCAAAGAAAGGACGAGGTCTGACATGGAGGAGCTGGATCAAGACACACCTCTCCCTCTTCTTCAACAAGAGATCTGACCTCAGGGTCCTCCTCAGCGTTCTGGGTTGTCCTCTCTTCCCCATCCCACTCCTTCCCAAACAGTCCATTATCAACGAG GTGTGTTCCTCAGCCCAATATATCATACAACACTTCACGGCGGCGACGGGCTGCCGGAAATTAGAGGGGAGGGTGAAGAACATTTTCGCGACCGGAAAGTTAACCATGGCCATGGTGGATGAGCTGGGTTCTGGCGGCTCGGCTTCGGGAGCCCCTGGAGTTGTACAAAAAGGATGCTTTGTAATATGGCAGATGGTCCCCAATAAGTGGCTGATTGAGCTAGTTGTGGCTGGTCACAAGGTTGCAGCCGGAAGTGATGGCAATGTGGCATGGCGTCACACTCCCTGGGTCGGCGCTCATGCCGCCAGAGGTGGTGTTCGCCCTCTCCGGCGAGCTCTTCAG GGACTAGATCCTCTGGCAATAGCGGCTGTATTTTCCTCAGCTCAGTACTTGGGAGAAAAGCGAATCTCGGGCGTCGACTGTTTTGCGTTGAAATTGTCAGCAGATCAAACGGACCTGGCCGAACGTGGGGACAACACGGCGGATATGATAAAGCATGTCATATACGGACACTTTAGCCAAAGGAGTGGGCTCCTGGTATACTTGGAGGACTCTTACTTGATGAGGATCCAATCCCCTGGGATCCACCCCATGTACTGGGAGACCACCATGTCCACCAGAATAGAGGACTATCGGACGGTGGAGGGCGTGATGATCGCCCACGCTGGCCAATCTATCGTGACCATTACACGGTTCGGAGACAACTTGAAGGCGAGCAGCCCCGCAGCCATACGGATGGAGGAGACGTGGGCCATCGACGATCTTGCGTTCAACGTCCCCGGCCTCTCCGCTGATTGCTTTATTCCTCCTGCCGAAGTAGTGCCAATGGAAGAGGATCTCGTCTGGAGGTCACCGTTTGGTCAATGA